One part of the uncultured Cohaesibacter sp. genome encodes these proteins:
- a CDS encoding TetR/AcrR family transcriptional regulator, translating into MAHSTYEKLVTAAAVMFHKQGYAVTSISEILELAGVPRGSLYHHFPGGKQALAIAAAWQSSDLVVTLIRTSFETAREEGKDFKEAIRLICNSFASKYESEDRWQYSPVSGMLLDPTGGEGFHDVTQAIYRVWRQVFIAQSKTFGVTDEQALLIAKKLSIILEGAWVMSRATEKSDPFFQAAAFMMPCTKAILAGDDPDCGQLVGR; encoded by the coding sequence ATGGCACATTCCACATATGAAAAGCTTGTCACCGCCGCAGCGGTGATGTTCCACAAGCAAGGCTACGCAGTCACCAGTATTTCAGAGATTCTGGAGTTGGCTGGTGTGCCTCGTGGGTCGCTCTATCATCACTTCCCCGGTGGAAAACAGGCTCTGGCGATCGCTGCGGCCTGGCAATCCTCCGATCTGGTTGTCACATTGATCAGAACTTCGTTCGAAACTGCCCGCGAGGAAGGCAAGGATTTCAAGGAAGCGATCCGGCTGATCTGCAACAGCTTTGCCAGCAAGTATGAGTCAGAAGATCGCTGGCAGTACAGTCCCGTGTCGGGCATGCTGCTCGATCCGACAGGTGGAGAGGGGTTCCATGATGTCACTCAGGCGATCTACCGTGTCTGGCGGCAGGTCTTCATCGCACAGTCAAAAACCTTTGGCGTGACGGACGAACAGGCGCTGCTGATCGCAAAGAAACTGTCGATCATTCTGGAAGGCGCGTGGGTGATGTCGCGGGCGACAGAGAAGTCCGATCCCTTTTTTCAGGCTGCGGCATTCATGATGCCCTGCACCAAGGCCATTCTGGCCGGAGACGACCCCGATTGCGGCCAACTTGTCGGGCGCTGA
- the guaD gene encoding guanine deaminase translates to MVQKCLRGRILTFTAEPQSPEDESAHLYIEDGALVIEDGIITACGTFSEINEQLSETAEIIDHRPALLMPGFIDTHLHFPQVQVIASWGAQLLDWLENYTFPAEAKYSDIAHAERMAVHFFDELIGQGTTTTVAYCSSHKASADAYFAEAARRNMRVIGGKTMMDRNAPAETCDTAQSGYDDSKALIASWHGKGRALYAVTPRFAITSTPAQLEASGALAREHPDCYVQTHLDENHAEIHTTLELYPDAPDYLGIYEHYGLLGPKTLLGHCIHLEPREIDVMIETASKPVFCPTSNLFLGSGLFDYEGLRARGAECAIATDIGGGTSYSMLQTLNEGYKVQALRGPKLHPYRAFYWITLGNAKALGLEDKIGTLDVGSEADIVVLDSKATPAMALRMEVCNTLAEELFILQIMADDRSISETYVAGEAMKAR, encoded by the coding sequence ATGGTTCAGAAATGCTTGCGCGGACGGATCCTGACCTTCACGGCAGAACCGCAGAGCCCAGAGGATGAGAGTGCCCACCTCTATATCGAGGACGGCGCTCTTGTTATAGAAGACGGCATCATCACGGCCTGCGGCACATTCTCCGAAATCAACGAGCAGCTTTCCGAGACCGCCGAAATCATCGATCACCGTCCGGCTCTGCTGATGCCCGGCTTCATTGATACCCATCTGCATTTCCCGCAGGTTCAGGTCATCGCCAGCTGGGGTGCGCAATTGCTCGACTGGCTGGAGAACTACACCTTTCCCGCCGAAGCGAAATATTCCGATATCGCGCACGCCGAGCGCATGGCAGTTCATTTCTTCGATGAACTGATCGGGCAGGGCACCACGACCACGGTTGCCTATTGCTCGTCTCACAAAGCATCGGCTGACGCCTATTTTGCTGAGGCGGCAAGGCGCAACATGCGGGTGATCGGCGGTAAGACCATGATGGATCGCAATGCTCCGGCCGAGACATGCGATACCGCTCAAAGCGGCTATGATGACAGCAAGGCGCTGATTGCAAGTTGGCATGGCAAGGGCAGGGCACTCTATGCGGTCACGCCACGGTTTGCCATCACGTCGACACCCGCCCAGCTCGAGGCCTCCGGTGCCCTCGCACGAGAGCATCCCGACTGCTATGTTCAGACCCATCTCGACGAAAACCACGCCGAGATCCACACGACGCTGGAGCTATACCCGGATGCTCCGGATTATTTGGGTATTTACGAGCACTATGGGCTGCTCGGCCCCAAAACCCTTCTTGGCCATTGCATCCATCTGGAGCCGCGCGAGATCGATGTGATGATCGAGACGGCCTCCAAGCCGGTCTTCTGCCCGACTTCCAATCTCTTTCTTGGCTCCGGCCTGTTCGATTATGAGGGTCTCCGCGCACGGGGCGCAGAATGCGCCATTGCCACAGACATTGGCGGTGGGACGTCCTATTCCATGCTTCAGACTCTTAATGAGGGCTACAAGGTGCAGGCCTTGCGGGGACCGAAGCTGCATCCCTACCGCGCCTTCTACTGGATCACCCTCGGCAACGCCAAGGCGCTGGGGCTGGAAGACAAGATCGGCACGCTCGACGTCGGCTCCGAGGCGGACATCGTCGTCCTCGACAGCAAGGCGACCCCGGCCATGGCCCTGCGCATGGAAGTCTGCAACACGCTGGCCGAAGAGCTCTTCATCCTGCAGATCATGGCCGATGACCGTTCGATCTCTGAAACCTATGTGGCAGGCGAGGCGATGAAGGCTCGCTAG
- a CDS encoding alpha-2-macroglobulin family protein, translated as MTRAFATFVIGLMAFSGAQFTAHAQDGGGSGREIVIEKDTDYFGYDLETRKKISLDQCQTACLDMQSCRAFTYNVKAKFCFLKSDIAQATAYKGAISGRVVLHEGEQGLGAPEKLSLLTDSWHKAARDFKREHITATAPTGGFVEFLERGHSQLELGNVVDAIKDFRAALSVDPESSSAWNSLSGAYARYAREETDSNKARRSRSAAVTSALNAYNSSRYRSDRAAALSQLARSLQAASWFRESLSSYKLSLALEENPRDRAEYEALLRTHGFRMTNHTLNSDIKVPRVCMQFSEDLKKGFGDFASYIRVDQQPPKALDVSQQQICVEGLAHGRSYQIDLREGLPANNGEALLSNIQLDVFVRDRAPSLRFSGNNYVLPASNRRGIPVVSVNSEEAKLKLYRVSDRSLANLMRGGEFLSQLDSWEVSDLTDNLGSPVWEGSLDIRPELNEEVITAIPIDEALPDRQPGVYLMTAATTKHDLKDYATLASQWFVISDIGLTTFASTSGNAKSDNEDLGGLQVFARSLETAEPLANLKVDLIARNNEILASGTSDDDGMVTFDAGYVRGTAGLEPAVITASNGKDDFVFLDLTRAGFDLSDRGVTGRDTPQGLDVYAWTERGVYRPGEEVHLNALARDDGANAVDDLPLTFIIERPDGVEAGRLIGSGEQLGGYAVGLPLTTNARRGTWHARVYTDTDKPALADLMFLVEDFIPDRTDMTLTPASEIVGIGEAAKGTVEGRYLYGAPASGLQLSGEVLVREVRSREGFDGYVFGLDEADNVGVERSTLGALQPLDMQGLGAYEFTLDTLKVSTRPRVADLVLRMQEGSGRAIERRVRYRVSPLDTMLGVKPLFEDRKVSENTSADFQLIAVAPDGSRTNEDAVDWSLVKIDRHYQWYRDGSRWNYEAIDIESKVADGQVSLTTDEPAKLSLPVEWGRYRLSLGDATSVEFNAGWSSVAGSIDTPDGLELALDKPSYKAGEIAKLKISPRFEGKLLIAIGTDRIRQTMAVDVPATGTTIDIPVKQSWGAGAYLLANLYRPADVKESRNPARAIGVQWLSIDPEDRALTIAMEAPAKLRPHEQMVVPVKVNGLKAGEEAYVTVALVDEGILNLTNYKTPDPVGRYFGQRKLGVAIRDLYGRLIDGSAGAFGSLRTGGDGGGPQMQSAGDKPTQELVAFVSGIVKVDENGEAEVAFDIPQFNGTARLMATAWTAKAVGSSEKDNIIREPIVVHASLPKVLAPGDQAEALIEMTNLEAPVGDYRIDVVTSDAIALDMSQMPRVVKLPEGKMVSLSVPLMAEKVGVGDVTVKLVSTGGDGLGVLHEAAVPVRSGVLPVTKVTNVPLSPNGGQLVINKDLLSGFKLDGAELSVSVAEEGSYDVASLLMQLDRYPYGCAEQTASRALPLLYAKDIALQLPRELQALSGKQMEERLQKAVDKLLSYQSNAGGFTLWGNSYADDPWLTAYVTDFLTRAKERGLDVPAKPLQLALTSIRNRLAYQSDLEQDSSTVAYALYVLARSRMASAGDLRYYVETKLNDFKTPIARAQLGAALALYGDRTRAEKAFNSALSLAQSLYDKQSLMPEETSYSFSSLHRDVAAMQALAGEMSPAPASLDGIKALSRALYDPERRLNTQEQAWMVLAARADLAQKDDFGLSINGEAVEGSLSTSVSGDALAEEPMTVTNGGDKPLMAQITTIATPDEPLQAGGDGFVISRAYYRLDGSPLAIGEVKQNERLVVVINASQIPDLPSRIMISDLLPAGLEIENPHLLKNTDMDAFNWLPQSNITHIEFRDDRLLAAVDREVGGNRDFTIAYTVRAVTPGTFMHPAAVIEDMYRPQMSARTASGFLTVLR; from the coding sequence ATGACCCGCGCTTTTGCCACGTTTGTCATCGGCCTTATGGCCTTTTCAGGTGCCCAGTTTACCGCTCACGCTCAGGACGGAGGGGGAAGCGGCAGGGAAATCGTCATTGAAAAGGATACCGATTATTTCGGGTATGACCTCGAGACACGCAAGAAAATCTCGCTAGACCAGTGCCAGACCGCCTGCCTCGACATGCAGAGCTGCCGCGCCTTCACCTATAATGTGAAGGCCAAATTCTGCTTCCTCAAATCGGATATTGCTCAGGCGACCGCCTACAAGGGTGCGATTTCGGGGCGCGTCGTGCTGCATGAGGGCGAACAGGGACTTGGGGCGCCTGAAAAGCTGTCGCTGCTTACCGACAGCTGGCACAAGGCCGCACGGGATTTCAAGCGTGAACATATCACCGCGACTGCCCCGACTGGTGGCTTTGTTGAATTTTTGGAGCGGGGTCATTCCCAACTCGAACTAGGCAACGTCGTTGATGCCATCAAGGATTTCAGGGCGGCTTTAAGCGTCGATCCCGAAAGCAGCAGCGCCTGGAATTCGCTCTCAGGGGCCTATGCCCGCTATGCCCGCGAGGAGACTGACAGCAACAAGGCTCGCCGCAGTCGCAGCGCAGCTGTGACCTCGGCCCTCAATGCCTACAACAGCTCCCGTTATCGCTCAGACCGCGCGGCTGCCCTGTCGCAACTAGCGCGCAGCCTGCAGGCGGCAAGCTGGTTCCGCGAGTCCCTGTCGAGCTACAAGCTGTCGTTGGCGCTGGAAGAAAATCCGAGAGATCGGGCGGAGTATGAAGCCCTTTTGCGCACACATGGCTTCCGCATGACCAACCATACCCTCAATTCGGACATCAAGGTGCCTCGGGTCTGCATGCAATTCTCCGAAGATCTCAAGAAGGGCTTTGGCGATTTTGCTTCCTACATTCGCGTCGATCAGCAGCCACCGAAGGCTCTCGATGTCTCGCAGCAGCAGATCTGTGTCGAAGGGCTGGCCCATGGTCGGTCTTACCAGATCGATCTGCGCGAGGGGCTTCCGGCCAACAATGGCGAGGCCCTGCTTTCCAACATTCAGCTTGATGTCTTTGTCCGGGACCGTGCACCGAGCCTTCGCTTCAGCGGAAACAATTATGTCCTGCCTGCCAGCAACCGTCGCGGCATTCCTGTCGTGTCCGTCAACAGTGAGGAAGCCAAGCTGAAGCTTTATCGTGTCAGCGACCGGTCGCTGGCCAACCTCATGCGCGGCGGTGAATTCCTCAGCCAGCTTGATTCATGGGAGGTGTCCGACCTCACCGACAATCTCGGCAGTCCGGTCTGGGAAGGAAGTCTCGACATTCGCCCCGAACTGAATGAAGAAGTCATCACCGCCATTCCCATCGACGAGGCCCTGCCCGACCGGCAGCCCGGCGTCTATCTGATGACGGCGGCGACCACCAAACACGATCTCAAGGATTATGCGACCCTTGCAAGCCAGTGGTTCGTGATCTCCGATATCGGCCTGACCACCTTTGCCTCGACCAGCGGCAACGCCAAGAGCGACAATGAAGATCTCGGGGGCCTACAGGTCTTTGCACGCTCCCTGGAGACGGCGGAGCCTCTGGCAAACCTGAAGGTCGACCTGATCGCCCGTAACAACGAGATATTGGCCTCCGGCACCAGCGATGATGACGGCATGGTCACCTTTGATGCCGGTTATGTGCGCGGCACGGCCGGGCTTGAGCCTGCGGTGATCACGGCGAGCAACGGCAAGGATGATTTCGTCTTCCTTGATCTGACCCGCGCAGGCTTTGACCTGTCCGACCGTGGGGTGACGGGACGGGACACGCCGCAAGGGCTTGATGTCTATGCATGGACCGAACGCGGCGTCTATCGCCCCGGCGAAGAGGTGCATCTGAATGCCCTTGCCCGCGACGACGGCGCCAATGCAGTTGACGATCTGCCACTCACCTTCATCATCGAGCGTCCTGATGGCGTGGAAGCAGGCCGTCTGATCGGCTCCGGCGAGCAGCTGGGCGGCTATGCCGTCGGTCTGCCGCTGACCACCAACGCCCGGCGCGGCACGTGGCATGCGCGGGTCTACACGGACACCGACAAGCCGGCGCTGGCCGATCTGATGTTCCTCGTTGAGGATTTCATCCCCGACCGTACTGATATGACGCTGACCCCTGCGTCCGAGATCGTTGGTATCGGTGAAGCGGCCAAGGGCACGGTTGAAGGGCGCTATCTATATGGCGCTCCGGCCTCCGGTCTGCAATTGAGCGGCGAGGTTCTGGTGCGCGAGGTTCGCTCCCGCGAAGGGTTCGATGGCTATGTCTTCGGTCTTGATGAGGCTGATAATGTCGGCGTCGAGCGCAGCACGCTCGGCGCCCTGCAGCCGCTCGACATGCAAGGCTTGGGGGCCTACGAATTCACGCTGGATACGCTCAAGGTCTCGACCCGTCCGCGGGTGGCTGATCTCGTCCTCAGGATGCAGGAAGGCTCTGGTCGCGCCATTGAACGCAGGGTGCGCTATCGCGTCAGCCCGCTCGACACCATGCTCGGTGTCAAGCCGCTGTTCGAAGACCGTAAGGTCAGCGAGAATACAAGTGCCGACTTCCAGCTCATCGCCGTCGCACCCGATGGCAGCCGGACAAATGAGGATGCCGTTGACTGGTCGCTCGTCAAGATCGACCGCCATTATCAATGGTATCGTGATGGCTCCCGCTGGAACTACGAGGCCATCGACATCGAGAGCAAGGTTGCCGATGGGCAGGTGTCCCTTACAACAGACGAACCGGCCAAGCTGTCGCTCCCTGTTGAATGGGGCCGCTATCGCCTGAGCCTCGGGGATGCCACCAGCGTTGAATTCAATGCGGGCTGGAGCAGCGTCGCCGGGTCCATCGACACACCGGACGGTCTTGAGTTAGCGCTCGACAAGCCCTCCTACAAGGCCGGAGAGATCGCCAAACTCAAGATTTCTCCGCGCTTTGAAGGCAAATTGCTGATTGCCATCGGCACCGATCGCATTCGCCAGACCATGGCGGTCGACGTTCCTGCGACGGGGACCACAATCGACATTCCGGTCAAGCAAAGCTGGGGGGCTGGAGCCTATCTGCTGGCCAATCTCTATCGCCCGGCCGACGTGAAGGAATCGCGCAACCCGGCCCGCGCCATTGGCGTGCAATGGCTCAGCATTGATCCCGAGGACCGTGCCCTGACCATTGCGATGGAGGCTCCAGCCAAACTGCGCCCGCACGAACAGATGGTCGTGCCGGTCAAGGTCAATGGCCTCAAAGCCGGTGAGGAAGCCTATGTCACCGTCGCCCTCGTCGATGAAGGCATTCTCAACCTGACCAACTACAAGACCCCGGATCCGGTTGGCCGTTACTTCGGCCAGCGCAAGCTCGGTGTCGCCATTCGCGACCTTTATGGCCGCTTGATCGACGGTTCTGCCGGGGCCTTTGGAAGCCTCAGAACCGGTGGTGATGGCGGCGGTCCGCAGATGCAATCTGCTGGCGACAAGCCGACGCAGGAGCTGGTGGCCTTTGTTTCGGGCATCGTGAAAGTTGATGAGAATGGCGAGGCCGAAGTTGCCTTCGACATTCCCCAGTTCAACGGCACCGCCCGGCTGATGGCGACCGCATGGACGGCGAAAGCTGTCGGCAGTTCGGAAAAAGACAATATCATCCGCGAGCCGATTGTCGTTCACGCCAGTCTGCCGAAGGTCCTCGCCCCCGGCGATCAGGCCGAGGCCCTCATAGAGATGACCAATCTGGAAGCCCCTGTCGGGGATTACCGGATCGATGTAGTCACCAGCGATGCCATCGCGCTCGATATGAGCCAGATGCCAAGAGTAGTGAAACTGCCCGAAGGCAAGATGGTTTCCCTTTCCGTGCCGCTGATGGCCGAGAAGGTCGGGGTTGGCGATGTAACCGTCAAGCTCGTCTCCACAGGCGGAGACGGTCTCGGAGTGCTGCATGAAGCAGCCGTTCCGGTGCGCTCCGGTGTTCTGCCGGTCACAAAAGTCACCAACGTGCCTCTGTCACCCAATGGCGGCCAGTTGGTGATCAACAAGGACCTACTGTCGGGCTTCAAGCTCGATGGCGCTGAGCTCTCCGTTTCGGTCGCCGAGGAAGGCAGCTACGATGTGGCCTCGCTGTTGATGCAGCTCGACCGCTATCCTTATGGTTGTGCAGAGCAGACCGCGAGCCGTGCGCTGCCTCTGCTCTATGCCAAGGACATCGCGCTGCAACTGCCTCGCGAGTTGCAGGCCCTGAGTGGCAAACAGATGGAAGAGCGTCTGCAGAAGGCCGTCGACAAGCTTCTGTCCTATCAGTCCAACGCTGGCGGCTTCACCCTGTGGGGCAACAGCTATGCCGACGATCCATGGCTAACGGCCTATGTGACCGACTTCCTCACTCGCGCCAAGGAACGCGGCCTCGATGTCCCGGCCAAGCCTCTTCAGCTTGCGCTTACATCCATCCGCAATCGTCTGGCCTACCAGAGCGATCTGGAACAGGATTCGAGCACAGTAGCCTATGCACTTTATGTGCTAGCGCGCAGCCGCATGGCCTCTGCGGGGGATCTTCGCTACTATGTCGAGACCAAGCTCAATGACTTCAAGACGCCCATTGCACGCGCCCAGCTTGGGGCGGCTCTGGCTCTTTATGGCGACAGAACCCGGGCGGAGAAGGCCTTCAATTCGGCGCTTTCCCTCGCACAATCTCTCTATGACAAGCAAAGCCTGATGCCAGAGGAAACCTCCTACAGTTTCTCGTCCCTGCACCGGGACGTGGCGGCGATGCAGGCCCTTGCGGGAGAGATGTCACCAGCTCCGGCTTCCCTTGACGGGATCAAGGCCCTGTCGCGGGCCCTTTATGATCCGGAAAGACGGCTCAACACGCAGGAGCAAGCGTGGATGGTTCTGGCCGCTCGTGCAGACCTCGCCCAAAAGGACGACTTCGGTCTCTCGATCAATGGAGAAGCCGTTGAAGGCTCGCTCAGCACCAGTGTCTCAGGCGACGCCCTTGCTGAGGAGCCGATGACCGTGACCAATGGCGGCGACAAGCCCCTGATGGCGCAGATCACCACCATCGCCACACCGGACGAGCCCTTGCAAGCAGGGGGAGATGGCTTTGTCATTTCCCGTGCCTACTATCGTCTTGATGGCAGCCCGCTTGCCATTGGCGAGGTCAAGCAGAACGAGCGGCTGGTTGTGGTGATCAATGCCAGCCAGATCCCGGATCTGCCCTCGCGGATCATGATCAGCGATTTGTTGCCTGCCGGTCTCGAAATCGAGAATCCGCACTTGCTCAAGAACACCGATATGGATGCCTTCAACTGGCTGCCGCAGTCGAACATCACCCATATCGAGTTCCGCGATGATCGGCTGCTTGCCGCCGTTGACAGGGAAGTTGGCGGCAACCGGGACTTCACCATCGCCTATACGGTGCGTGCGGTCACGCCGGGGACCTTCATGCATCCGGCGGCGGTGATCGAGGACATGTATCGCCCACAGATGTCCGCAAGGACGGCCAGTGGCTTCCTGACGGTCCTGCGCTAA
- the pbpC gene encoding penicillin-binding protein 1C, whose translation MKTRLPQLLKAMPKPVFGMVVGLGLILVLAAGAVGGFLLFDRNNPPPLGILDRLSAEVVDRDGRLLRAYTAEADRWRLKADLDAVDPELIDILLAYEDKRFFEHHGIDPLSILRASWQLVSNREIISGASTITMQLARLIEPREKRTFTAKFWQMARAIQLEMRMDKREILAAYLTLAPYGGNLEGIRAASLAYFAKEPKDLSLEQAALLVALPQSPEARRPDLFPERAKRARDKVLERMAQSGTIVASEVARAAGHPLSARRHDLPQLAAHTADRLRRGEPDAFVLRTTLNADLQRRMEEVVRDGADRLGASLSAALVLADAKNGEILAEVGSPDYVSLQRSGWIDMSRALRSPGSALKPFIYGLAFEEGLVRSETIITDQPVNFSGYRPKNFDMDYQGEVSIRDALLLSLNVPAVALLDAVGPARLMERLRFGGCDDRTP comes from the coding sequence ATGAAAACAAGGTTGCCACAACTCCTCAAAGCCATGCCGAAGCCCGTCTTCGGCATGGTGGTTGGCCTTGGACTCATCCTTGTGCTGGCGGCTGGGGCTGTTGGCGGTTTTCTGCTGTTTGATCGCAACAACCCGCCTCCGCTTGGCATTCTCGACCGCCTGTCGGCGGAGGTGGTGGATCGCGACGGAAGGCTGTTGCGGGCCTATACCGCAGAGGCCGACCGCTGGCGACTGAAGGCAGATCTTGATGCCGTTGATCCGGAGCTCATCGACATTCTGTTGGCCTATGAAGACAAGCGCTTTTTCGAACATCACGGCATCGACCCGCTGTCGATTTTGCGTGCCAGTTGGCAACTCGTCAGCAATCGGGAGATCATTTCCGGTGCCTCGACCATCACGATGCAGCTAGCCCGGCTCATTGAACCAAGAGAAAAGCGGACCTTCACCGCCAAATTCTGGCAGATGGCCCGCGCCATTCAGCTTGAGATGCGGATGGACAAGCGGGAAATCCTTGCAGCCTATCTCACGCTTGCTCCTTACGGTGGCAACCTAGAGGGCATCCGCGCCGCCTCGCTTGCCTATTTTGCCAAGGAGCCGAAGGACCTAAGTCTGGAACAGGCGGCCTTGCTGGTTGCGCTGCCACAGTCACCAGAAGCACGACGTCCAGACCTTTTCCCCGAACGGGCCAAACGCGCTCGCGACAAGGTGCTTGAACGGATGGCCCAGTCGGGCACGATTGTAGCCAGCGAAGTGGCCCGTGCTGCCGGGCACCCGCTGTCGGCCAGGCGCCATGATCTGCCCCAGTTGGCAGCCCACACAGCCGACCGGTTGAGACGGGGCGAGCCAGACGCTTTCGTGCTCCGCACAACGCTCAATGCCGACCTTCAACGCCGCATGGAAGAGGTTGTGCGTGACGGCGCGGATCGCCTCGGGGCGAGCCTCTCGGCGGCGCTGGTGCTGGCAGATGCCAAAAACGGCGAGATCCTAGCGGAGGTCGGCTCGCCTGACTATGTCAGCCTGCAGCGCTCCGGCTGGATCGACATGAGCCGCGCCCTGCGTTCGCCCGGATCGGCACTCAAGCCCTTCATCTATGGCCTCGCCTTTGAAGAAGGGCTGGTGCGTTCCGAGACGATCATCACCGACCAACCGGTCAATTTCAGCGGCTACCGCCCGAAAAACTTCGACATGGATTATCAGGGAGAAGTCAGCATCCGCGATGCGCTGCTGCTCTCGCTCAATGTCCCCGCCGTCGCCCTTCTCGATGCGGTTGGCCCAGCCCGACTGATGGAACGTCTGAGGTTTGGCGGGTGTGACGACCGAACTCCCTGA
- a CDS encoding glutathione S-transferase: MIKPLKIYYWPIPFRGQPIRALLTYVGADWDEADTSHVREMKDLPVDRQAGPFMAPPFLIDEEANVALSQMSAILVYLADKYRLMPESAVQRAQTIKILADANDVLDEITLFGGRSMWSKAGWADFVSTRLPRWLDVFERTAIDHGVTESAGTLLATPAIGLADIVSASLWYTMMDRLPAIEPLVMARAPIIAAHAKRFFALPTIAAFDSQQKLVWQDLYCGGQIEQSIRTMLNDVGIDPA; encoded by the coding sequence ATGATCAAACCCCTCAAGATTTATTACTGGCCAATCCCGTTTCGAGGTCAACCGATCCGGGCACTGCTGACCTATGTCGGTGCCGATTGGGACGAGGCGGACACGAGTCACGTCAGAGAAATGAAGGACCTGCCCGTTGACAGGCAAGCCGGGCCCTTCATGGCACCTCCCTTCCTCATCGATGAGGAGGCCAATGTGGCGCTGTCGCAAATGTCGGCCATTCTGGTCTATCTTGCTGACAAATATCGCCTGATGCCCGAGAGCGCAGTACAACGAGCCCAGACCATCAAGATTCTGGCCGATGCCAATGATGTGCTTGATGAGATCACCCTGTTTGGTGGCCGCTCCATGTGGAGTAAGGCCGGATGGGCGGACTTCGTCTCGACGCGATTGCCGCGTTGGCTTGATGTGTTTGAACGCACAGCTATCGATCATGGGGTTACGGAGAGTGCGGGAACTCTGCTCGCGACACCGGCCATCGGTCTCGCCGACATTGTGAGCGCCTCGCTCTGGTATACGATGATGGATCGGTTGCCTGCGATCGAACCGCTTGTCATGGCGCGAGCGCCAATCATTGCTGCCCATGCGAAGCGGTTTTTCGCCCTTCCCACCATTGCAGCCTTCGACAGTCAGCAGAAACTGGTCTGGCAAGACCTTTATTGTGGCGGCCAGATCGAACAGTCCATTCGCACCATGCTGAACGACGTCGGCATCGATCCGGCCTGA
- a CDS encoding FAD-dependent oxidoreductase encodes MRQTDKIVVVGAGQAGATLVQRLRELGFDGSLTLVGSEPHLPYQRPPLSKAYLLGDMDLDGLTLRPQAFYDDLKIELKLGRPVTAIDKREHKISVGDEVLDYDHLALVTGSDPIRLPEALGGHLPGVHVVRGLADIDAIEPEIVAGRKALIVGGGYIGLEAAAVCAKRGLDVTLVEAAPRILQRVAAKETSNYFRALHESHGVKLLEGSKLSHFVGDDRVTGALLDDGVMLEADFVICGIGIRPSVGLAEAAGLVIENGISTNSFAQTSEPNIWAAGDCASFLFNGNRIRLESVGNAIDQSKIVAENIVASLKGEALKPYMAKPWFWSDQYDVKLQIAGLHTGYNRIVTRDSGAGVMSFWYYRNDELVALDAMNDPRAYMVGKRLIEAGKTADPAIVADADTDLKVLMKR; translated from the coding sequence ATGCGCCAGACAGACAAGATTGTAGTAGTTGGTGCAGGTCAGGCCGGAGCAACCCTTGTGCAGCGCTTGCGGGAGCTGGGGTTTGATGGCTCGTTAACCCTCGTGGGATCCGAACCGCACCTTCCCTATCAGAGGCCGCCCCTGTCGAAAGCCTATCTGCTGGGGGACATGGATCTGGACGGACTGACCCTGCGCCCCCAAGCCTTCTATGACGATCTCAAGATCGAGCTGAAACTCGGGCGACCGGTCACAGCCATCGACAAACGGGAACACAAGATCTCGGTTGGCGACGAGGTGCTCGACTATGATCATCTGGCCCTCGTCACCGGCTCGGACCCGATCCGCCTGCCGGAGGCCCTTGGCGGTCATTTGCCGGGCGTTCACGTGGTGCGCGGGCTTGCCGACATTGATGCCATCGAGCCGGAAATTGTTGCGGGTCGCAAGGCGCTGATCGTGGGTGGTGGCTATATCGGCCTTGAGGCAGCGGCAGTCTGTGCCAAGCGCGGACTAGACGTGACGCTGGTGGAGGCCGCGCCGCGCATCCTGCAACGGGTTGCGGCGAAAGAAACCTCGAACTATTTCCGTGCGCTGCACGAAAGCCATGGCGTGAAGCTGCTTGAAGGCTCCAAACTCTCACACTTTGTCGGTGATGATCGCGTCACCGGCGCTCTGCTCGATGATGGCGTGATGCTGGAGGCGGATTTCGTCATTTGCGGCATCGGCATCCGGCCGTCCGTCGGGCTGGCGGAAGCGGCTGGTCTCGTTATCGAGAACGGCATTTCGACCAACAGCTTCGCCCAGACCTCGGAGCCGAACATCTGGGCGGCGGGTGATTGCGCATCGTTTCTGTTCAATGGCAACCGCATTCGCCTTGAAAGCGTCGGCAATGCCATCGACCAGTCCAAAATCGTTGCCGAGAATATCGTCGCCAGCCTCAAGGGAGAGGCGCTCAAGCCCTATATGGCCAAGCCGTGGTTCTGGTCCGATCAATATGATGTCAAGCTGCAGATCGCGGGCCTTCACACCGGTTACAACCGTATCGTGACCCGAGACAGCGGCGCGGGCGTGATGTCCTTCTGGTATTATCGCAATGATGAGCTCGTCGCCCTTGATGCGATGAACGACCCCCGCGCCTATATGGTCGGCAAGCGGTTGATCGAGGCGGGCAAGACTGCAGACCCGGCCATCGTTGCCGATGCGGATACCGATCTCAAGGTGCTGATGAAGCGCTAG